The following coding sequences lie in one Euhalothece natronophila Z-M001 genomic window:
- a CDS encoding glycosyltransferase family 4 protein, which translates to MKTFINRKVISEKTSSKVPRVLLVVGFLWGNEGILQVLVTLTKKLQDHGWQVAIVSSMEDQDDVGRFTRGPRWLESQNIQHFFVPFPDWRISGKAKLFRTFQALLKLNTVVREFKPDVININSLSLTLYAQMMKLCYNVPYVSTAAIEPSRKRFGVRIATFINQYYPTFLGDRFIAISSEVQEAYATKLKIPKKNIRLIL; encoded by the coding sequence ATGAAGACATTTATCAATCGAAAGGTTATTTCTGAAAAGACTTCTTCTAAAGTACCTCGTGTACTTCTGGTTGTAGGCTTTCTATGGGGTAATGAAGGGATTCTTCAAGTCCTCGTCACTTTAACAAAAAAATTACAAGACCACGGTTGGCAGGTTGCCATTGTTTCTTCTATGGAAGATCAAGATGATGTAGGAAGATTTACTCGTGGACCCCGCTGGCTTGAGTCTCAAAATATTCAGCATTTTTTTGTTCCTTTTCCTGATTGGCGAATCAGTGGCAAAGCAAAACTATTTCGTACTTTTCAGGCTTTACTAAAACTCAATACAGTTGTTCGTGAATTTAAGCCTGATGTTATTAACATTAATTCCCTTTCTTTAACTCTCTATGCACAGATGATGAAACTCTGTTATAACGTACCCTATGTCTCAACCGCTGCTATTGAACCTTCAAGAAAACGCTTTGGAGTTAGAATTGCTACTTTCATTAACCAATACTATCCAACATTTTTAGGTGATCGTTTTATTGCAATTAGTAGTGAAGTTCAAGAAGCCTATGCTACTAAATTAAAGATCCCAAAGAAAAATATCCGATTAATTTTATAG
- a CDS encoding MBOAT family O-acyltransferase, whose amino-acid sequence MARLLTLLAIIVSWVVFRANTLGGSYNIIIGMFGGNGFILPELYIEQLNFLSRLGVQFGTLNNYGGNESVVLLLSLLGITLFLPNLYQIMSHEVVTLDIYNHLSSQKKAWYRWRPNFIYAGFTAVLLITALIFRDQPNEFLYFQF is encoded by the coding sequence TTGGCTCGTTTGCTAACTTTATTGGCAATAATTGTTTCTTGGGTGGTTTTCAGAGCAAATACTTTAGGCGGTTCTTACAATATTATTATCGGAATGTTTGGTGGTAATGGCTTTATTTTACCTGAATTGTATATTGAGCAACTTAATTTTCTGAGTCGTTTAGGAGTTCAATTTGGCACTTTGAATAACTACGGTGGCAATGAATCGGTAGTCTTATTATTGTCATTACTTGGCATAACTCTATTTTTACCAAATCTTTACCAGATTATGAGTCATGAAGTAGTTACTCTTGACATTTATAATCATCTAAGCAGTCAAAAAAAAGCTTGGTATAGATGGCGACCGAATTTTATTTATGCTGGATTTACTGCCGTTCTCTTGATCACAGCTTTGATTTTCCGCGATCAGCCAAATGAGTTTCTGTATTTTCAATTTTAA